From the genome of Thermogutta terrifontis, one region includes:
- a CDS encoding FHA domain-containing protein: MEVRLEVANGKYAGRSVRVTGPKFFIGRGEDCQLRPASDLVSRHHCVIITEGDYVAVRDLGSKNGTYVNGQRVRTEMQLRDGDRLLVGVLEFIVRLGEGAKVKPKVESVREAAARAASASSTEFDVEQWLSDEEAPTEGASHAETRTIQIDQPKDTAEPTPAPHHGPEKPVDEETRQALASLFNEENQGQSGDVPKKQGDSGKFQKPKPQDTRQAAANVLKAFFRKT, translated from the coding sequence ATGGAAGTCAGATTAGAAGTCGCAAACGGCAAGTACGCCGGAAGATCCGTTCGGGTGACCGGCCCTAAGTTCTTCATCGGTCGGGGTGAGGATTGCCAGCTTCGTCCGGCCAGCGACCTGGTCAGCCGCCATCACTGTGTCATCATCACCGAAGGTGATTATGTGGCGGTGCGAGATCTGGGCTCCAAAAACGGGACCTACGTCAACGGCCAGCGTGTGCGGACGGAGATGCAACTCCGGGATGGAGATCGCCTCCTGGTGGGCGTGCTGGAATTCATCGTGCGGCTGGGCGAGGGGGCCAAGGTGAAGCCTAAAGTGGAATCCGTCCGGGAAGCAGCAGCGCGGGCGGCATCCGCCAGCTCGACGGAGTTCGATGTCGAGCAATGGCTGAGCGACGAGGAAGCTCCAACCGAGGGTGCTTCCCACGCGGAAACGCGAACCATTCAGATCGACCAGCCCAAGGATACGGCAGAACCCACGCCGGCCCCGCACCACGGCCCGGAAAAGCCCGTCGATGAGGAGACTCGCCAGGCCCTGGCTAGTCTCTTCAACGAAGAGAATCAAGGTCAGAGCGGCGACGTTCCGAAGAAACAAGGGGATTCAGGTAAATTCCAGAAGCCCAAGCCCCAGGATACCCGTCAAGCTGCTGCCAACGTATTGAAAGCGTTTTTCCGAAAGACCTGA